The following are encoded together in the Thermodesulfobium sp. 4217-1 genome:
- a CDS encoding ABC transporter permease, with the protein MQLFREVFPIVLRDLIVLKRRLIILIGSNLMGPILYLTAFGWGLGSQIHIPEGSYLNFVLPGILSLTAMTSAFNGSGPSITISRIYTKTFEELLIAPIRTSSIAIAKITTGLIRGVLACTSLIFVSFFYGANPFLWNVVFIVHLIFCLLIFSSLGVVAGLIATSHETMNRLNSFFITPMAFLGGTFFNTSLLPYPISQIINLLPITPCSNGLRAASLGRPQMPEYFIAEVIWLTFLTFSIIWILKNKELTTPYS; encoded by the coding sequence TTGCAACTCTTTAGAGAAGTGTTTCCCATAGTATTGAGAGACTTAATAGTATTGAAAAGAAGGCTTATAATTCTTATTGGTTCCAATCTTATGGGACCAATTTTATATCTTACAGCTTTTGGCTGGGGTTTGGGCTCGCAAATTCATATACCAGAAGGCTCATATCTAAACTTCGTTCTCCCGGGCATCCTCTCACTCACAGCAATGACATCTGCGTTTAATGGCTCTGGCCCATCTATAACAATCTCAAGGATATATACCAAAACCTTTGAAGAGCTATTAATAGCCCCGATAAGAACTTCAAGCATCGCTATTGCAAAGATAACCACGGGCTTGATTAGAGGAGTACTAGCTTGCACCTCGCTCATATTTGTCTCTTTCTTCTATGGTGCGAACCCATTTTTGTGGAATGTCGTATTTATAGTTCACTTAATCTTTTGTCTGCTTATCTTTTCATCGCTTGGAGTTGTAGCAGGACTTATAGCCACCTCCCATGAAACAATGAATCGACTTAATTCATTTTTTATTACGCCAATGGCATTTCTGGGAGGCACATTTTTCAATACCAGCCTCTTGCCTTATCCTATAAGCCAGATCATAAATCTTCTCCCCATCACTCCCTGTTCGAACGGCCTAAGAGCTGCTTCTTTAGGAAGGCCACAAATGCCAGAATACTTCATTGCAGAAGTTATCTGGCTCACCTTTCTAACCTTTTCCATAATCTGGATATTAAAAAATAAAGAGCTAACTACCCCATATTCTTAA
- a CDS encoding ABC transporter ATP-binding protein produces the protein MKAIRVIELTKSYGSNSGAIAVDNLSFEVEEGQVFCLLGPNGAGKTTTIRILNTLLKKDRGKIYFFDMDLDKKPQEIKNIIGVVQQHTNVDSELTVWENLLIHAMLHRMKKSIFEERATQLLTATDMIDKKNRFANKLSGGERRKLTIIRALLHNPKILFLDEPTVGLDTISRRSIWDSIKQLRSSGKTIILTTHYIEEAQMLSDLVLIIDKGKKIIEETPYSLISKLGKITLEYQEHGKTIYKFFNSNKEAKTFSANLSYLESILIRETNLEDVFITMTGNGGKQSCNSLEKCFP, from the coding sequence GTGAAAGCCATAAGGGTCATAGAATTAACAAAGTCATACGGATCAAATTCAGGTGCAATTGCTGTAGACAACTTATCATTTGAAGTCGAAGAGGGACAGGTTTTCTGCCTCCTAGGACCAAACGGTGCTGGTAAAACCACAACCATAAGGATATTAAACACCCTTTTAAAAAAGGATCGAGGAAAAATATACTTCTTTGATATGGACTTAGACAAGAAACCACAAGAGATAAAAAATATCATTGGCGTAGTCCAACAGCACACAAACGTTGATTCAGAACTTACAGTATGGGAGAATCTTTTAATCCACGCAATGCTACACAGGATGAAAAAATCTATATTTGAGGAAAGAGCTACCCAGCTCTTGACAGCAACAGATATGATAGATAAGAAAAATAGGTTCGCAAACAAACTCTCTGGAGGCGAAAGAAGAAAACTCACTATTATCAGGGCCCTCTTGCACAACCCAAAAATTTTATTTTTAGATGAACCAACTGTCGGGCTCGATACTATTAGTAGGAGATCTATTTGGGATAGCATAAAACAGCTCAGATCTTCGGGCAAGACTATTATTCTAACCACGCACTATATTGAAGAAGCCCAAATGTTATCAGATCTCGTTCTAATAATCGACAAGGGCAAAAAAATAATTGAAGAAACGCCATATTCTCTGATAAGCAAATTGGGAAAGATAACTTTGGAATATCAAGAACACGGCAAAACAATTTATAAATTTTTCAATTCGAACAAAGAGGCAAAAACATTTAGTGCAAATCTTAGCTATTTAGAATCTATACTAATTAGAGAAACAAACCTTGAAGATGTTTTTATCACGATGACTGGAAACGGAGGTAAACAATCTTGCAACTCTTTAGAGAAGTGTTTCCCATAG
- a CDS encoding AI-2E family transporter codes for MSKSFLNFLPIYILIALTIFLFVFKDFIIQVLLALIFAIVLSPPVDLLEKKRVPRFFGSLIVFFSVILIMVIIYLLIAPILNFETQKLVISFPKYLKNFDEFFQNFLKNLQINPGHYIWLNLIIQKLHEHFQEWLGNLLNVLGASTFDLINKAISWLIFPILTLFFMKDLPVLTNGILEIFPKSKKVLITEIGSCLTHGIRAYVKGQLILSITIGVLTGLGLFFLGIEYFLLLGVLAAILEFIPYLGPMLAAVPALIISIAISPIKAFGVFIFYIILHQLEGVIIAPNIMSKSIDVPPSLVIIVLTIAAALGSIPGMLLAIPLTAISKSLYEYWQKNHSEP; via the coding sequence ATGAGTAAATCTTTCCTAAATTTTTTGCCAATCTATATATTAATAGCCCTCACCATTTTCTTATTTGTATTTAAAGACTTTATTATCCAGGTGTTGCTTGCCCTTATATTCGCCATAGTATTATCACCGCCCGTAGATCTGCTTGAGAAAAAGAGGGTGCCAAGATTTTTTGGATCGTTAATAGTATTTTTTTCAGTAATACTGATTATGGTTATAATATACTTGCTTATTGCCCCCATTTTAAATTTCGAAACGCAAAAGTTGGTCATTTCATTTCCAAAATATCTTAAAAACTTTGATGAATTTTTTCAAAACTTTCTAAAAAATTTGCAAATAAACCCAGGACACTATATATGGTTAAATTTAATTATCCAAAAGCTGCACGAACACTTTCAGGAATGGCTGGGCAATTTATTAAACGTGTTAGGCGCATCAACTTTTGATTTGATAAATAAGGCTATCTCATGGCTGATATTTCCAATTTTAACTCTTTTTTTTATGAAGGACCTGCCAGTTCTTACAAATGGTATTTTAGAGATATTTCCCAAAAGTAAAAAAGTTCTAATAACAGAAATAGGCTCTTGCCTTACTCACGGAATCAGGGCTTACGTAAAAGGACAGTTAATATTATCTATTACTATTGGCGTCTTGACAGGACTTGGATTGTTTTTCTTAGGAATTGAATACTTTCTCCTCCTCGGAGTTTTAGCAGCCATATTAGAGTTCATCCCATATCTTGGACCAATGCTTGCGGCAGTTCCAGCCCTTATAATTTCTATTGCAATTTCACCCATAAAAGCTTTCGGAGTGTTTATATTTTATATAATACTCCATCAGTTGGAGGGAGTAATAATAGCGCCGAACATAATGAGCAAAAGTATAGACGTGCCTCCTTCTCTTGTAATAATTGTCTTAACAATCGCAGCAGCACTCGGTTCTATTCCGGGGATGCTTTTAGCTATCCCGCTAACTGCTATCTCTAAATCGCTTTATGAATATTGGCAAAAAAATCATTCAGAGCCTTGA
- a CDS encoding potassium channel family protein, whose protein sequence is MIKLILGHIKREISLVFFILLFGTFGYMFLEHYDPIQALFMTVITITTVGYEEVRPLDNVGMLFSIMLILSSFGIFAFAISRIIDYLIGTYPEERETIKMENKLKSLKGHIIVCGFGRMGSVVAKELRKNKKDIVVIESNSQACELAKKDGFLTIEGNATNDEILMKAEVKEAKSIIAVTSSESDNGFISLSAKKLNPKISVISRASNAEWISKLHLAGADEVISPHTFGARRIVNFILNPGVVEFLDILRDENIDIFMEELAVKPNSMLDGKTFASWEELRLFLDVPSLIPLTFCIEKYNKCPHNEEFTLKESDKIIIIGSKSDIERVNKLVFENNK, encoded by the coding sequence ATGATTAAATTAATTTTAGGTCATATTAAACGCGAAATTTCTCTCGTATTTTTTATTTTGCTATTTGGAACATTCGGTTATATGTTTTTGGAGCACTACGATCCCATACAAGCTCTTTTTATGACCGTAATAACCATAACTACGGTTGGCTACGAAGAGGTAAGGCCTCTTGACAATGTGGGCATGTTATTTAGCATAATGTTAATACTATCAAGCTTTGGAATATTTGCTTTTGCAATTTCTCGAATAATAGATTATTTAATTGGAACATATCCCGAAGAGAGGGAGACTATAAAAATGGAGAATAAATTAAAAAGTTTAAAAGGGCACATCATAGTATGTGGCTTTGGCAGAATGGGTTCTGTAGTTGCAAAAGAGTTGAGAAAGAACAAAAAAGATATAGTTGTAATAGAGAGCAACTCGCAAGCTTGTGAACTTGCAAAGAAAGATGGATTTCTCACCATTGAGGGAAATGCTACAAATGACGAAATACTGATGAAAGCAGAAGTTAAGGAAGCAAAATCAATAATAGCCGTTACTTCGTCAGAATCAGACAATGGATTTATAAGCCTTTCTGCGAAAAAATTAAATCCAAAAATATCGGTTATCAGCAGAGCCAGCAATGCAGAATGGATATCGAAGCTGCACCTTGCTGGAGCGGATGAAGTCATATCCCCTCATACTTTTGGTGCAAGAAGAATAGTAAACTTTATCTTAAACCCTGGAGTCGTTGAATTTCTTGATATTTTGAGAGATGAAAACATTGATATATTTATGGAAGAGTTAGCTGTTAAGCCAAACTCTATGCTTGATGGTAAAACCTTTGCTTCATGGGAAGAGTTAAGATTATTTTTAGATGTGCCATCATTAATACCTTTAACTTTTTGTATCGAAAAATATAACAAATGTCCTCACAACGAAGAGTTTACCTTGAAAGAGTCTGATAAAATAATCATAATTGGATCAAAATCCGATATAGAAAGAGTTAACAAACTTGTATTTGAAAACAACAAATAA
- the lon gene encoding endopeptidase La: MDKDINENINENIDETKEQLSNELPLIPLKDTVIFPHMVVPLFIGRDKSLKALEEAMLKYEKHIIVVSQKKPDEEADIDGLYQIGVIANVLQILKLPDGHARIVVQGTDRAKILSYKQTDPFFIVEFEKIKEEETKDPEIEAMVRILVNKFEEATKLGKNIPSDAVVAIYNITEPSRLSEYVATHLINNTEERQLILETTDLKEKLNRLLNYVQKEISILEVESRIKNQINQEMEKHQKEFYLREQIKAIQKELGEAEEKQIELDDLKNKIQEAKMPPDVEKKIYKEISRLEKMPSSSAEVPVIRTYLDWIVNLPWSKNSKDNLDILKAEKILEKEHYGLKKVKERIIEFLAVRKLTKSLKGPILCFVGPPGVGKTSLGKSIAAALNRKFIRIALGGMRDEAEIRGHRKTYVGALPGRIIQSISQVQTNNPVFMMDEIDKVGTDFRGDPTSALLEVLDPEQNHSFTDHYLEVPFDLSNVMFITTANLMDPIPAPLRDRMEIIEIPGYTEDEKVEIALRHLLPKQLKFHGLSKEKVKINKDVITKIIREYTHEAGVRNLERNIASLCRKAAKLIATDKTSSLTFTVRNLEKYLGVAQYSYGMADEIDRVGVVTGLAWTPSGGDILFIETSIYPGKGQLTLTGQLGDVMKESAHAALSYIKSNANSLNISDELLSKNDMHIHVPEGAIPKDGPSAGVAIATSMVSALSGKKANKNVAMTGEITLRGQVLPIGGVREKLLAAHRAGIKTVLIPEKNKKDIIDIPKNVLKSLEIIYIKEVQEAFKATLLDN, translated from the coding sequence GAAGAGGCTGATATCGATGGGCTATACCAGATAGGCGTTATAGCAAATGTATTACAAATATTAAAGTTGCCGGACGGTCACGCGCGTATAGTTGTACAAGGGACTGATAGAGCCAAGATCTTGTCATACAAACAGACGGATCCATTTTTCATTGTCGAATTTGAAAAAATTAAAGAAGAAGAAACAAAGGATCCAGAAATTGAAGCAATGGTAAGAATTCTTGTAAACAAGTTCGAAGAAGCTACAAAATTGGGAAAAAATATTCCATCTGATGCTGTAGTGGCTATTTATAATATCACCGAACCCTCAAGATTGTCAGAATATGTAGCTACACACTTGATAAACAATACTGAAGAAAGACAGCTCATACTCGAGACCACAGATTTAAAAGAGAAATTAAATAGATTGCTAAATTATGTTCAAAAAGAAATATCTATTTTAGAGGTAGAATCAAGAATAAAAAATCAGATAAATCAAGAAATGGAAAAGCATCAAAAAGAGTTTTATCTTAGGGAGCAAATTAAAGCAATCCAAAAAGAGCTTGGCGAAGCAGAAGAAAAGCAAATAGAATTGGACGACCTGAAAAACAAGATTCAAGAAGCGAAGATGCCGCCAGATGTGGAGAAAAAGATATACAAAGAGATTTCCAGGCTTGAGAAAATGCCATCCTCCTCGGCGGAAGTTCCTGTAATAAGAACTTATCTTGATTGGATTGTAAACCTTCCATGGTCAAAAAATTCAAAAGACAACCTTGATATATTAAAGGCTGAGAAAATATTAGAAAAAGAACACTACGGACTTAAGAAGGTAAAGGAAAGAATTATAGAGTTTTTAGCTGTAAGGAAGCTAACAAAGAGCTTAAAAGGGCCTATTCTTTGTTTTGTCGGTCCTCCAGGAGTAGGCAAAACTTCTCTTGGCAAATCTATTGCTGCTGCGTTAAACAGAAAATTCATTAGAATAGCGCTTGGCGGGATGAGAGATGAAGCAGAAATAAGAGGCCACAGAAAAACTTATGTTGGCGCTCTTCCTGGCAGAATCATCCAGAGCATCTCCCAGGTACAGACGAATAACCCTGTGTTTATGATGGACGAAATAGACAAAGTCGGCACAGATTTCAGAGGTGATCCGACCAGTGCCCTGCTTGAGGTATTAGATCCAGAACAGAACCACTCATTCACCGATCACTATTTAGAAGTGCCCTTTGACCTCTCCAATGTAATGTTCATAACCACTGCAAACCTGATGGATCCAATTCCAGCTCCTTTGAGGGATAGAATGGAAATTATAGAGATCCCAGGGTACACAGAAGACGAAAAGGTAGAAATAGCCCTAAGGCATCTTTTACCAAAACAATTGAAATTTCATGGTCTAAGCAAAGAAAAGGTTAAGATTAACAAGGACGTAATAACAAAGATTATTCGTGAATACACGCATGAAGCAGGTGTTAGGAACTTAGAGAGAAATATTGCATCTTTGTGCAGAAAAGCAGCAAAGTTAATTGCGACAGATAAAACATCGAGCTTAACCTTCACAGTTAGAAACCTGGAAAAGTATTTAGGAGTAGCACAATATAGCTATGGGATGGCAGACGAAATAGATAGAGTAGGCGTTGTAACGGGCCTTGCATGGACGCCCAGCGGCGGAGATATATTGTTTATAGAGACCTCAATCTATCCTGGCAAGGGGCAGCTGACATTAACTGGACAGTTGGGTGACGTTATGAAGGAATCTGCTCACGCAGCACTAAGCTATATTAAGTCAAACGCAAACTCATTAAATATTTCTGACGAGCTTCTAAGCAAAAATGATATGCATATCCACGTGCCTGAAGGAGCCATTCCAAAGGATGGTCCTTCTGCAGGAGTAGCAATTGCCACTTCAATGGTTTCAGCTTTATCTGGGAAAAAAGCGAACAAAAACGTCGCTATGACAGGTGAGATTACTCTAAGAGGTCAGGTTCTGCCAATCGGAGGAGTTAGGGAAAAGCTTCTTGCTGCACACAGAGCGGGCATAAAAACAGTGCTGATACCAGAAAAAAATAAAAAAGATATTATAGATATACCGAAAAATGTACTGAAAAGCCTTGAAATAATATATATCAAAGAAGTTCAAGAAGCCTTTAAGGCTACTCTCTTAGACAATTAA